Proteins encoded in a region of the Phacochoerus africanus isolate WHEZ1 chromosome 8, ROS_Pafr_v1, whole genome shotgun sequence genome:
- the LOC125132276 gene encoding 5-hydroxyisourate hydrolase-like isoform X3 → MISGAALRLQTLQDHLGSLGGRGMEPVSSPLTTHVLDTASGLPAQGLCLRLSRLEDRGQQWTELTRSSTDPDGRCPGLLPPGRVRAGTYKLSFDTEGYWKTRGQESFYPYVEVVFTITNETHKFHVPLLLSPWSYTTYRGS, encoded by the exons ATGATCTCTGGGGCCGCCCTTCGGCTGCAGACACTTCAGGACCACCTGGGCTCCCTGGGG GGCAGAGGCATGGAGCCCGTCAGCAGCCCGCTGACCACACACGTGCTGGACACTGCCTCggggctcccagcccagggcctctgcCTCCGTCTGTCCAGGCTCGAAGACCGTGGCCAGCAGTGGACCGAGCTGACGAGAAG CTCTACAGACCCCGACGGCCGCTGCCCCGGCCTCCTACCGCCAGGCCGGGTGAGGGCGGGCACCTACAAGCTGTCCTTCGACACCGAGGGCTACTGGAAGACGAGAGGCCAGGAGAGCTTCTACCCGTAtgtggag GTGGTTTTCACCATCACAAACGAGACCCACAAGTTCCACGTGCCTCTGCTGCTGAGCCCGTGGTCCTACACCACGTACCGAGGGAGCTAG
- the LOC125132276 gene encoding uncharacterized protein LOC125132276 isoform X1 has protein sequence MISGAALRLQTLQDHLGSLGGRGMEPVSSPLTTHVLDTASGLPAQGLCLRLSRLEDRGQQWTELTRSSTDPDGRCPGLLPPGRVRAGTYKLSFDTEGYWKTRGQESFYPYVEVREEGSPCDPRAGPAPPPCLEPPGERAARPLPPHAQSLGTGVSLCLTGEGLAPAPGLRLHRRQAAAAAAASRPLALLVPPLLSGGFHHHKRDPQVPRASAAEPVVLHHVPRELAGGCQRAYEHEPGPRTLLCGLWPHGAAGHTSGGRSGPQFQ, from the exons ATGATCTCTGGGGCCGCCCTTCGGCTGCAGACACTTCAGGACCACCTGGGCTCCCTGGGG GGCAGAGGCATGGAGCCCGTCAGCAGCCCGCTGACCACACACGTGCTGGACACTGCCTCggggctcccagcccagggcctctgcCTCCGTCTGTCCAGGCTCGAAGACCGTGGCCAGCAGTGGACCGAGCTGACGAGAAG CTCTACAGACCCCGACGGCCGCTGCCCCGGCCTCCTACCGCCAGGCCGGGTGAGGGCGGGCACCTACAAGCTGTCCTTCGACACCGAGGGCTACTGGAAGACGAGAGGCCAGGAGAGCTTCTACCCGTAtgtggaggtgagggaggaggggtcCCCCTGTGACCCTCGGgcaggccctgcccctcccccctgcctTGAGCCCCCAGGAGAAAGGGCTGCCCGGCCTTTACCCCCGCACGCTCAGTCCCTGGGGACAGGTGTCTCCCTTTGCCTGACCGGGGAGGGTCTGgctccagccccaggcctgcGTCTGCACAGGCGCCAGGCTGCTGCTGCAGCGGCGGCGTCCCGGCCCCTGGCTCTCCTGGTGCCTCCTCTGCTCTCAGGTGGTTTTCACCATCACAAACGAGACCCACAAGTTCCACGTGCCTCTGCTGCTGAGCCCGTGGTCCTACACCACGTACCGAGGGAGCTAGCAGGTGGCTGCCAGCGGGCCTACGAGCATGAGCCTGGACCCCGCACCCTCCTGTGTGGGCTGTGGCCTCACGGGGCAGCGGGTCACACTTCTGGGGGACGTTCTGGCCCCCAATTTCAATAA
- the LOC125132276 gene encoding 5-hydroxyisourate hydrolase-like isoform X4, whose product MISGAALRLQTLQDHLGSLGGRGMEPVSSPLTTHVLDTASGLPAQGLCLRLSRLEDRGQQWTELTRSSTDPDGRCPGLLPPGRVRAGTYKLSFDTEGYWKTRGQESFYPWFSPSQTRPTSSTCLCC is encoded by the exons ATGATCTCTGGGGCCGCCCTTCGGCTGCAGACACTTCAGGACCACCTGGGCTCCCTGGGG GGCAGAGGCATGGAGCCCGTCAGCAGCCCGCTGACCACACACGTGCTGGACACTGCCTCggggctcccagcccagggcctctgcCTCCGTCTGTCCAGGCTCGAAGACCGTGGCCAGCAGTGGACCGAGCTGACGAGAAG CTCTACAGACCCCGACGGCCGCTGCCCCGGCCTCCTACCGCCAGGCCGGGTGAGGGCGGGCACCTACAAGCTGTCCTTCGACACCGAGGGCTACTGGAAGACGAGAGGCCAGGAGAGCTTCTACCC GTGGTTTTCACCATCACAAACGAGACCCACAAGTTCCACGTGCCTCTGCTGCTGA
- the LOC125132276 gene encoding uncharacterized protein LOC125132276 isoform X2, whose amino-acid sequence MEPVSSPLTTHVLDTASGLPAQGLCLRLSRLEDRGQQWTELTRSSTDPDGRCPGLLPPGRVRAGTYKLSFDTEGYWKTRGQESFYPYVEVREEGSPCDPRAGPAPPPCLEPPGERAARPLPPHAQSLGTGVSLCLTGEGLAPAPGLRLHRRQAAAAAAASRPLALLVPPLLSGGFHHHKRDPQVPRASAAEPVVLHHVPRELAGGCQRAYEHEPGPRTLLCGLWPHGAAGHTSGGRSGPQFQ is encoded by the exons ATGGAGCCCGTCAGCAGCCCGCTGACCACACACGTGCTGGACACTGCCTCggggctcccagcccagggcctctgcCTCCGTCTGTCCAGGCTCGAAGACCGTGGCCAGCAGTGGACCGAGCTGACGAGAAG CTCTACAGACCCCGACGGCCGCTGCCCCGGCCTCCTACCGCCAGGCCGGGTGAGGGCGGGCACCTACAAGCTGTCCTTCGACACCGAGGGCTACTGGAAGACGAGAGGCCAGGAGAGCTTCTACCCGTAtgtggaggtgagggaggaggggtcCCCCTGTGACCCTCGGgcaggccctgcccctcccccctgcctTGAGCCCCCAGGAGAAAGGGCTGCCCGGCCTTTACCCCCGCACGCTCAGTCCCTGGGGACAGGTGTCTCCCTTTGCCTGACCGGGGAGGGTCTGgctccagccccaggcctgcGTCTGCACAGGCGCCAGGCTGCTGCTGCAGCGGCGGCGTCCCGGCCCCTGGCTCTCCTGGTGCCTCCTCTGCTCTCAGGTGGTTTTCACCATCACAAACGAGACCCACAAGTTCCACGTGCCTCTGCTGCTGAGCCCGTGGTCCTACACCACGTACCGAGGGAGCTAGCAGGTGGCTGCCAGCGGGCCTACGAGCATGAGCCTGGACCCCGCACCCTCCTGTGTGGGCTGTGGCCTCACGGGGCAGCGGGTCACACTTCTGGGGGACGTTCTGGCCCCCAATTTCAATAA